The following proteins come from a genomic window of Desulfobacterales bacterium:
- a CDS encoding isoprenyl transferase: MSSNSPGKKGSVLDPQKLPKHVAIIMDGNGRWAKKRLLNRVKGHERGTEVVRDIVRACRDLGIPVLTLYAFSTENWNRPVMEVQALMSLLERFLSSEEKEMVENDIRFDTIGEIHRLPDRIKSKIQSVKASTHHNGALRLNLALSYGSRAEIVKMVRTLAGKVASGEMAIEDIDEAAVSAHLYTGSLPDPDLLIRTSGEMRISNFLLWQIAYSEIYITNTLWPDFGREEFMEILDAYQRRERRFGAVFAE; this comes from the coding sequence TTGAGTTCTAACTCACCCGGTAAAAAGGGGTCGGTCCTTGACCCCCAAAAGCTCCCGAAGCATGTGGCGATTATCATGGATGGCAACGGGCGCTGGGCAAAGAAGCGATTGCTCAACCGGGTCAAAGGGCATGAACGTGGCACCGAGGTCGTTCGGGATATAGTCAGAGCTTGCCGGGATCTCGGCATTCCCGTGCTGACGCTCTACGCGTTTTCCACTGAAAACTGGAATCGCCCCGTGATGGAAGTGCAGGCGTTGATGTCGCTTCTGGAACGATTCTTGAGTTCTGAAGAAAAAGAGATGGTGGAAAACGATATTCGCTTTGATACCATCGGCGAGATCCATCGCTTGCCCGATCGAATTAAAAGTAAGATTCAATCGGTTAAGGCCTCAACACACCACAATGGCGCCTTGCGGCTAAATTTGGCGCTCAGTTACGGCAGTCGGGCGGAAATTGTTAAAATGGTCAGAACCCTTGCGGGAAAAGTTGCCAGCGGCGAGATGGCGATAGAGGATATAGATGAGGCTGCCGTTTCAGCACATTTGTATACCGGAAGCTTGCCTGATCCGGATTTGCTGATTCGGACTAGTGGCGAGATGCGCATCAGCAATTTTCTCCTCTGGCAGATTGCCTATTCGGAAATATATATCACCAACACGTTATGGCCTGATTTCGGTCGGGAAGAATTTATGGAAATTCTGGATGCCTATCAGCGCCGCGAGCGCAGATTCGGCGCTGTATTCGCCGAATAG